One genomic segment of Sminthopsis crassicaudata isolate SCR6 chromosome 2, ASM4859323v1, whole genome shotgun sequence includes these proteins:
- the LOC141552895 gene encoding uncharacterized protein LOC141552895, producing the protein MVQQKQEFKKHFYQKVKQKHQQKPRQLPRQKPQQKPRQLPRQKHQQKHQQKHQQKPQQLPRQKHQQKHQQKPQQLPRQKPQQKHQQKPQQLPRQKHQQKPQQKPQQLPRQKHQQKHQPKHQQKPQQLPRQKHQQKHQQKHQQLPRQKHQQKHQQKHQQLPRQKHQQKHQQKPQQLPRQKHQQKHPTAAQTEAPTEAPTEAPTAAQTEAPTEAPTEAPTAAQTEAPTEAPTEAPTPVQTEAPTEAPTAAQTEAPTAAQTEAPTEAPTEAPTEAPTAAQTEAPTEAPTAAQTEAPTEAPTAAQTEAPTEAPTAAQTEAPTAAQTEAPTEAPTAAQTEAPTEAPTEAPTEAPTAAQTEAPTEAPTAAQTEAPTEAPTEAPTAAQIEAPTEAPTEAPTAAQTEAPTEAPTEAPTAAQTEAPIVAPTEAPTEARTTQTTFQKPLSSKVLFQFAIGLQGNLIKENIPGACGKHLSKILNYTPKYLISVLRPVRNILHSIVLNMYSFNLVIQQSKDMHQLSVNVATYWKLTTKTSSGTFNAVVHLNSKYDIRPVMDKKRKYFLVLENRGTTIGQFKVHMLYKKRYFFQIGNALEHVFPLVVDQTLFSLMGNYLKSTNPAMKYFIAKSLYTKHYIGF; encoded by the exons aattcaagaaacatttttacCAAAAAGTCAAACAGAAGCACCAACAGAAGCCCCGACAGCTACCCAGACAGAAGCCCCAACAGAAGCCCCGACAGCTGCCCAGACAGAAGCACCAACAGAAGCACCAACAGAAACACCAACAGAAGCCCCAACAGCTGCCCAGACAGAAGCACCAACAGAAACACCAACAGAAGCCCCAACAGCTTCCCAGACAGAAGCCCCAACAGAAGCACCAACAGAAGCCCCAACAGCTGCCCAGACAGAAGCACCAACAGAAGCCCCAACAGAAGCCCCAACAGCTGCCCAGACAGAAGCACCAACAGAAGCACCAACCGAAACACCAACAGAAGCCCCAACAGCTACCCAGACAGAAGCACCAACAGAAGCACCAACAGAAGCACCAACAGCTGCCCAGACAGAAGCACCAACAGAAGCACCAACAGAAGCACCAACAGCTGCCCAGACAGAAGCACCAACAGAAGCACCAACAGAAGCCCCAACAGCTGCCCAGACAGAAGCACCAACAGAAGCACCCAACAGCTGCCCAGACAGAAGCACCAACAGAAGCACCAACAGAAGCCCCAACAGCTGCCCAGACAGAAGCACCAACAGAAGCACCAACAGAAGCCCCAACAGCTGCCCAGACAGAAGCACCAACAGAAGCACCAACAGAAGCACCAACACCTGTCCAGACAGAAGCACCAACAGAAGCACCAACAGCTGCCCAGACAGAAGCCCCGACAGCTGCCCAGACAGAAGCCCCAACAGAAGCCCCGACAGAAGCACCAACAGAAGCACCAACAGCTGCCCAGACAGAAGCACCAACAGAAGCCCCAACAGCTGCCCAGACAGAAGCACCAACAGAAGCCCCAACAGCTGCCCAGACAGAAGCACCAACAGAAGCACCAACAGCTGCCCAGACAGAAGCACCAACAGCTGCCCAGACAGAAGCACCAACAGAAGCACCAACAGCTGCCCAGACAGAAGCCCCAACAGAAGCCCCGACAGAAGCCCCAACAGAAGCCCCGACAGCTGCCCAGACAGAAGCCCCAACAGAAGCCCCGACAGCTGCCCAGACAGAAGCACCAACAGAAGCACCAACAGAAGCCCCGACAGCTGCCCAGATAGAAGCTCCAACAGAAGCCCCAACAGAAGCCCCGACAGCTGCCCAGACAGAAGCACCAACAGAAGCACCAACAGAAGCCCCGACAGCTGCCCAGACAGAAGCCCCAATAGTAGCACCCACAGAGGCACCGACAGAAGCCAGGACAACACAGACAACATTTCAGAAACCTCTTTCTTCAAAAGTACTGTTTCAGTTTGCTATTG GTTTACAGGGAAATTTGATCAAAGAAAATATTCCAGGAGCTTGTGGAAAGCATCTCTCAAAAATCCTGAACTACACACCAAAATATCTTATAAGTGTACTAAGACCAGTGAGAAATATATTACATTCTATTGT GCTAAATATGTATTCCTTCAATCTTGTCATTCAACAAAGTAAAGATATGCATCAGCTGTCAGTAAATGTGGCCACATATTGGAAGCTAACCACAAAAAC ATCTTCTGGAACATTTAATGCTGTGGTACACCTGAACAGCAAATATGACATCAGACCTGTGAtggataagaaaagaaagtatttccTGGTCCTTGAGAATCGTGGAACTACCATTGGACAATTTAAAGTTCATAT gTTATacaagaaaagatatttttttcaaataggaaaTGCCCTAGAACATGTCTTTCCTCTTGTGGTGGATCAAACA CTCTTCTCTTTGATGGGAAATTACTTAAAATCAACAAATCCtgcaatgaaatatttcatagcCA agagcCTATACACTAAACATTACATTGGTTTCTAA